TGATCAGTTTGTGAATATCTTTCAAATATGTTTTTTCATCCAGATCGCAGAAAGAAAATGCCGTTCCTTTTGCACCAGCACGGCCTGTACGGCCAATTCTGTGTACATAAGTTTCAGGAATGTTCGGGATTTCGTAGTTGATCACGTGTGTTAGATCATCTACATCAATTCCACGGGCCGCAATATCAGTTGCTACCAAAACACGTGTCGCCTGACTTTTGAAATTCTTCAAAGCATTCTGACGGGCATTTTGTGATTTGTTTCCGTGAATAGCTTCAGATGTCACACCCGCTTTGCGCAATACCTTCACAACTTTATCGGCACCATGTTTTGTTCTCGTAAAAACAAGCGCAGTTGCAATCGTATCATCATTCAGGATATGTAAAAGCAGATTATTTTTATCTGATTTATCAACAAAATAAACAGATTGCTTAATCGTATCGGCTGTTGAAGAAACCGGAGTAACTTCCACTTTTGCAGGATTTGAAAGAATCGTGTCTGCCAAAGTCATAATAACCGGAGGCATCGTAGCCGAGAAAAATAACGACTGGCGTTTTGCAGGTAAAAGACGTAAAATCTTTTTCACATCATGCACAAAACCCATATCAAGCATACGGTCCGCTTCATCCAAAACAAATATTTCCAGTTGTTTTAAATGTACAAACCCCTGATTGATAAGATCCAGTAAACGTCCTGGCGTAGCAATTAGTACATCAACACCTCTTCTTAGCGCATCAGTCTGCGGTTTTTGGCCAACGCCACCAAAAATAACGGTATGCGTAATATTTGTAAAACGGCCATACGCTGAGAAACTTTCGCCAATCTGGATCGCAAGTTCACGTGTTGGCGTAAGAATAAGCGCCCGGATCGGCCCTTTTTCGTTTTTACTTTTTGCTTTTTCTTCTAATATCTGAAGCATTGGAATCGCAAAAGCTGCGGTTTTTCCTGTGCCTGTCTGTGCGCAACCCAGTAAATCTCTATGTTGTAAAATAAGAGGTATCGCTTTTGCCTGAATTGGCGTGGGAGTTGTGTATCCTTCTTCTGTCAGAGCCTTCGTAATCGGCTCAATGAGGTTTAATTCTTGAAATGTCATTTGGTTGTTTTAAGCTGCCCATGTGTATAGGTTTAAGTATAAACAGAGCCGGAATTGTATTGAAACCTTTTTAGGTTCAGTTGATAACAGCAATCACTTTTTTATCGTTCATTACGTTTTGCTTTCGATGTAACCGTTTTATGATTACTTTGCATTTATATTAGCCATTTAAAAATAAGATCATGAAAACAACCATTTTAATGCTGCTATTTTTGGCGGGATTTGCTTTTTCTTTACAAGCTCAGGATAAACTGATTAAGAAAAACGGAATCATTATTGAAGGTAAGGTAACAGAAGTGGGCGTGAGAGAAGTCCGATACCAAATTAATCCTGAACCTAACAGCGCCAAATTTGTAATTCGTAAAGCTGAGCTCAGCCACATCGTCTTTGGCAATGGTGAAACTTTTGTAATAAGTGGCCGTCCCGTTGCAAAAGATCCCTCAGTGCGGCAAAGAGTTGATAACACGGAATATGGTAGAAATATTTTAACAATTTCCCCTTTTAAAGCATTGGATTCCGGGCCCGGACTGGGATTTAGTTACGAACGAATAGTTGGTGAAGGCCAGTATGTCGGTATTATTCTCCCTGTTTCTTTTATTTTTCAGGACTACAATGTTTATGATCCAAACTTTGTGTCAAACAATAAATATTTTACTAACTTTTATATTTCGCCCGGGGTGAAAATTTATCCTTTTGGTCAGCGCAAAGTCACTTATGCTGTTGGACCCAATGTTATCGCAGGTTTTGTTAAAAATAGATATAGTGAGTATGTTCCTAATGGCGGTGGCGGCTACTATTATACCCGCGAAAGTGATAGTTTCAGATTGGGTCTGGTGGTAAACAACTATTTAAATTTTCAAATTACGCCCAGGATTAATCTGGGTATAAATGGCGGGTTAGGCATGCGTTATCTCGACAGACAAAACTCATCTTCCGGATTTTTCTATTCTGATGGTAATTTGCAGGTAATTGGTGAGTTTGCGTTCAACTTTGGTTTCAGATTTTAATTAATATTCCGACCGTTATTTTTTCATCGTTCCAGGCGAATGCCAGCTGAAAACATGATAAGTTGCGGGACTATTTCCAACATTTTTGATGGAATGCATCTGGTTGGAAGCCTGAAAAACCACTGAACCCGGACCAACGCATTTCATGTTTCCATTTACCAAAGCTTCGAGCGTTCCTTCTTTGATGATGATAACTTCTTCTTCCGGGTGTTTGTGCGGAGGATGCGAAGATTCACCCGCGTTAAGCGTTGTTACATGACATTCTAGTTCGTCAAGGGTAGCTGTTGAAGAGCGAAAAAATGTACGTACAGAACCGGTTTTGGTTTCTTTTGCGGGTATATCGTTCCAGTCAAAAATGGAAGAGTCAAGATTCTTGATTTTTGATCCGCCAATAACGAAAGACATAGTAAGTCCCATCGTCACGGCTGCTACGGTAATATCTCGTTTCGTAATCATAAATTGTATTTAATTTGGTTGCAGGTGAAGAAGGAGCTTTTGAATAAATTATACTTTTCTATTGTATTATTGAATGTAAATGGGATCGTGATATAATCCGAAATAACATTAATGAAAACTTATATAGCGATTTTAAGAGGAATAAATGTCACGGGACAGAAAATAATAAAAATGGCGGATCTCAAAAAAATGTTTGAAGAACTGCCATTTGAAAATGTCCGCACCTATATCCAAAGTGGAAATATTGTTTTTAATGCAGAACCGAAAAGTGATCAGGATCTTGAAAAAACAATTCATGACAAAATTCAAAAAACCTTTTCTTTCTCAGTTCCTGTAATTGTTTTGGATGAGAAAGAGCTGAAAAAAGTCCAGCAGCATAATCCATTTTTAACCGGGCGAAATGAAGATTTGACGAAACTGCATGTAACGTTTCTAAATGCAATTCCGGAGAATAATCTTGTTGATAAATTAAGAGAAACCGCAAAATTTCTACCGGATGAATGGATTCTGGATGGAAAAACAGTTTATCTTTTTTGCCCAAACGGTTATGGTAAGACAAAACTGAACAATAATTTCTTTGAAAATAAATTAAAGGTTACTGCTACAACGAGGAATTGGAAAACGGTTAATGAGTTGGTTTCGATGACTTTTATGTAATTCAATGATAACATACGTGTTTTTATTTTTGTTTTTGCACGTGTAATTCGGTAAATTGCTAGACGATAAATAACAATAGCATGAACACAAAATTGACATTAACCATCGAAGATTCAGTTATTGACCAAGCTAAAAGATATGCCAGGCAAGAGGGTAGGAGTTTGTCGGATCTTGTAGAAAACTATTTAAAAGCTGTAATTGCAGATCCAGAAAAACAAATAGAATTAACGCCTATTGTCAAAGCTTTACGTGGATCATTTAAGGCACCAGCAGACTTTGATTACAAAGAAGAATTAGTAAAAGGTTTATCCGAAAAATATTTGTAGAGTGAGGAAAGTCTTAATTGATACAGATATAATCTTAGATTTTTTCTTTGACCGTCATCCATTTTCTGATAATGCCGTAAAGATATTTTCATTGCTGGAATCTGGTGAAATTAAAGGATTTGTGACACCACTGACATACAGCAATGTCTATTATTTGCTGAAGAGAACGGCCAGTCATAGCTACGTAATAGATAAGCTTAAACTGTTATTTCAAATTACTGATGTACTTACAATGGGAAAAAATACTGTGTTACAAGCTTTGAATTCTGACTTTTCAGATTTTGAAGATGCTTTACAGAATTTTTCAACTGCTGATTACAGTGAGATACATGTTCTGATCACCAGGAATGTTAAGGATTACAAAAATAGTAAAATGGCTGTGCTGACACCTGATAGTTATTTAAAGATCAGGGAGAATAATTGAAATAATTTATCCACTTACACCCAAATCATGGAAGATTCATCAAGACGCAAATTTTTACAAAATGCCGGATTGGCTTCATTGGTATCGATTTCGCCACTTACGGAGGAGCCGGAAAGAGCCAGTGAGCTTTTTATACATCACGTTCTTTTTTATCTGAAAGATCCAAATAATGCTCAGGATGAGGCTAAACTTTTGGAAGGATTGAAAAAACTTGCAAAAGTACCACAGATACAGTTTGTCAATATCGGCAAACCGGCATCAACAAGTCGTTCTGTCATTGTGAGAGATTATACTTTTTCGTGGATGTGTTTTTTCAAAAATATTATTGAAGAAGAACTTTATCAGACACATCCGATCCACGACGAATTCCGTCGGGACTATGCGCATTTATGGGAAAAAGTTGTAATCTATGATTCCGTAGGACCTAAGAAATTATCCTAGAAATTGATTTAATAAAGATAATCCAAAACAGGTAATCGCAGGTTGCCTGTTTTTTTGTTTAAATCGGTGGATATTTAACTTTTACGAGTATGAATTTCTCTGTCTGTTCTTAGTTTCCCAGCTTGTAATTTTTAGAAAATAAATAAAATCCGTATTCAGTTTTGAAAAATATATATTATTATTCTCTGCTTCTTTGTTTGCTGGCAAATTGCTCACAGGGACAATCATCACCTGAAAATATCCATCTGAATCAAATCGGCTTTTATCCCGGCGCTACTAAAATTGCAGTGGTTTTGGGAGAAGAAAATAGCGATTTTGTTTTGAAAGATTCCGGATCAAAAAAGGTCGTTTTTACCGGGAAACTTGGAGAAGTTCGTAAAAGTCCATATTCAGGTAAAGCCGGGAGAATTGCTGATTTTTCCGCCTTTCAAAAATCCGGTAATTATGTTTTGGAAGTACCAAAAGCTGGAATTTCCTATGCTTTCGATATCCAGCCTGAAATTCATAAGAAAATAGCGGTCGCGGCTATTCGCGGATATTATTACCAAAGAGCTTCCGTGGCATTACCCGAAAAATTTGCCGGGAAATGGGCCCGCGCCGAAGGCCATCCGGACGATAAAATATTAATTCATCCATCTGCCGTTTCGCCTGGAAGACCGGAAGGTACCGTCATAAGTTCGCCCAAAGGTTGGTATGATGCCGGCGATTACAACAAATACATTGTCAATTCAGGAATAACGATGGCTACATTATTGTCGGTTTACGAAGACTTTCCTGATTATTTTAAAAACCTGAAAACCAATATTCCTGAAAGTAATAATGCTGTTCCTGATTTGCTGGATGAGGTTTTGTGGAATCTTCGCTGGATGATAACCATGCAGGATCCGGGTGATGGGGGTGTGTATCACAAACTGACAAATCCAAGATTTGACGGAATGATCATGCCGGAAGCGTGT
The nucleotide sequence above comes from Dyadobacter subterraneus. Encoded proteins:
- a CDS encoding DEAD/DEAH box helicase; the protein is MTFQELNLIEPITKALTEEGYTTPTPIQAKAIPLILQHRDLLGCAQTGTGKTAAFAIPMLQILEEKAKSKNEKGPIRALILTPTRELAIQIGESFSAYGRFTNITHTVIFGGVGQKPQTDALRRGVDVLIATPGRLLDLINQGFVHLKQLEIFVLDEADRMLDMGFVHDVKKILRLLPAKRQSLFFSATMPPVIMTLADTILSNPAKVEVTPVSSTADTIKQSVYFVDKSDKNNLLLHILNDDTIATALVFTRTKHGADKVVKVLRKAGVTSEAIHGNKSQNARQNALKNFKSQATRVLVATDIAARGIDVDDLTHVINYEIPNIPETYVHRIGRTGRAGAKGTAFSFCDLDEKTYLKDIHKLINKNIPVVKDHPYSNGR
- a CDS encoding cupin domain-containing protein, which codes for MITKRDITVAAVTMGLTMSFVIGGSKIKNLDSSIFDWNDIPAKETKTGSVRTFFRSSTATLDELECHVTTLNAGESSHPPHKHPEEEVIIIKEGTLEALVNGNMKCVGPGSVVFQASNQMHSIKNVGNSPATYHVFSWHSPGTMKK
- a CDS encoding DUF1697 domain-containing protein, with product MKTYIAILRGINVTGQKIIKMADLKKMFEELPFENVRTYIQSGNIVFNAEPKSDQDLEKTIHDKIQKTFSFSVPVIVLDEKELKKVQQHNPFLTGRNEDLTKLHVTFLNAIPENNLVDKLRETAKFLPDEWILDGKTVYLFCPNGYGKTKLNNNFFENKLKVTATTRNWKTVNELVSMTFM
- a CDS encoding DUF6364 family protein, with amino-acid sequence MNTKLTLTIEDSVIDQAKRYARQEGRSLSDLVENYLKAVIADPEKQIELTPIVKALRGSFKAPADFDYKEELVKGLSEKYL
- a CDS encoding type II toxin-antitoxin system VapC family toxin; this translates as MRKVLIDTDIILDFFFDRHPFSDNAVKIFSLLESGEIKGFVTPLTYSNVYYLLKRTASHSYVIDKLKLLFQITDVLTMGKNTVLQALNSDFSDFEDALQNFSTADYSEIHVLITRNVKDYKNSKMAVLTPDSYLKIRENN
- a CDS encoding Dabb family protein — encoded protein: MEDSSRRKFLQNAGLASLVSISPLTEEPERASELFIHHVLFYLKDPNNAQDEAKLLEGLKKLAKVPQIQFVNIGKPASTSRSVIVRDYTFSWMCFFKNIIEEELYQTHPIHDEFRRDYAHLWEKVVIYDSVGPKKLS